A single region of the Cereibacter sphaeroides 2.4.1 genome encodes:
- a CDS encoding head decoration protein codes for MTVFTQGKRACEGLMSEAPGQRSREGIVISAGAGIIAPMTVLGKKLHSSLAATASASPAGKGTLTLAAPPVGPGAKAGVYKVVIVEPATNAGAFVVEDPSGVIVGNGTVGVAFTGEIKFTLADGATDWAAGDFVTVTVPAGSGEYIPSDVTATDGSQIAAAVNLYGCDATSAAQAVSAIVRDAEVNGNFLTYHASRDQASEKAAAVADLAAAGIIVR; via the coding sequence ATGACCGTTTTCACCCAAGGCAAGCGCGCCTGCGAAGGCCTGATGAGCGAGGCGCCCGGGCAGCGCAGCCGTGAGGGCATCGTGATCTCCGCAGGCGCCGGGATTATTGCGCCCATGACCGTGCTCGGGAAGAAACTCCACAGCTCGCTCGCGGCGACCGCCAGCGCATCGCCCGCTGGCAAAGGGACCCTCACGCTGGCTGCACCCCCTGTCGGCCCTGGCGCCAAGGCGGGCGTCTACAAGGTCGTGATCGTGGAGCCCGCGACGAACGCCGGGGCCTTCGTGGTCGAGGATCCGAGCGGCGTGATCGTCGGGAACGGCACGGTGGGCGTCGCATTCACCGGAGAGATCAAGTTCACCCTGGCTGACGGCGCGACGGATTGGGCCGCTGGCGATTTCGTGACTGTCACCGTGCCCGCCGGGTCCGGCGAATACATCCCGTCGGACGTCACCGCGACCGACGGCAGCCAGATCGCCGCGGCCGTGAACCTTTACGGCTGCGACGCCACCAGCGCGGCGCAGGCGGTCTCGGCCATCGTCCGGGATGCGGAGGTCAACGGCAACTTCCTCACCTACCACGCGAGCCGTGACCAGGCATCCGAGAAGGCTGCGGCCGTCGCTGATCTGGCCGCGGCCGGCATCATCGTTCGGTGA
- a CDS encoding tail protein X, translating to MTMTIYETVTVAGDRITLPLLIWRRFKRPVPGVLEATLEANPGLADLGPVLPVGTKIRIPIPAPEAEKRPTERISLW from the coding sequence ATGACCATGACGATTTACGAAACCGTAACCGTGGCGGGCGATCGGATCACCCTGCCGCTGCTCATCTGGCGCCGGTTCAAGCGCCCGGTTCCCGGCGTGCTCGAGGCGACCCTCGAGGCGAACCCTGGCCTTGCGGACCTCGGGCCGGTGCTTCCGGTGGGAACGAAGATCCGCATCCCGATCCCGGCCCCGGAGGCCGAGAAGCGGCCGACGGAACGCATTTCGCTCTGGTGA
- a CDS encoding BrnT family toxin: MLVIVWDEPKRRSNLAKHGLDFADLDEEFFLSSVVVPASAGRHMAIGRLEDGTIAVVFAVLGAEGVSIISMRPASRKERSLL, encoded by the coding sequence ATGTTGGTGATTGTATGGGATGAGCCAAAGCGGCGCAGCAACCTGGCGAAGCATGGGCTGGACTTCGCGGACCTAGACGAGGAGTTCTTCCTGTCGTCGGTTGTCGTGCCAGCAAGCGCAGGCCGTCACATGGCGATCGGGCGCCTTGAGGATGGAACCATTGCCGTGGTCTTCGCGGTTCTGGGGGCCGAGGGCGTTTCGATCATCTCTATGCGCCCTGCGAGCCGAAAGGAGAGGAGCCTTCTATGA
- a CDS encoding BrnA antitoxin family protein: MTKKRQLDTEETRIQRMIASDPDAPEATDAQLAQARPFTEAFPVLAEAMRRSAGGRPKLDAPKMSVSLRLDQDVVAHFKAGGPGWQSRMNRALREAVGLSG; encoded by the coding sequence ATGACGAAGAAGCGTCAACTCGACACGGAAGAGACCCGCATCCAGCGGATGATCGCGAGCGACCCGGATGCTCCCGAAGCGACCGACGCGCAGCTTGCGCAGGCCCGACCCTTCACTGAGGCGTTTCCTGTGCTGGCCGAGGCCATGCGGCGCAGCGCAGGCGGTCGCCCGAAGCTGGACGCGCCGAAAATGTCGGTTTCACTTCGCCTCGATCAGGACGTGGTGGCGCACTTCAAGGCAGGCGGCCCCGGTTGGCAATCTCGGATGAACCGCGCCCTGCGGGAGGCGGTCGGCCTCTCCGGCTAG